The window GCAGCACCGTGCGCTCGAGCAGCGCGCCGAACCCCGCCATCGCCGCGACGCCCAGCCCCGCCGCCGCGAGCAGCGGCAGTCCGGCCGCGTGATGCAGCGCCAGCATTACGAACGCGCCGAGCATCAGCAGTTCACCCTGCATGAAGCTCACCGTCCCGGTCGCCTTGTAGATCAGCACGAAGGACAGCGCGACCAGCCCGTACACGCAGCCGGTCGCGACACCGCTCGCGAACACCTGGATCAGCGTGAGCGCGGTCATCGGTGCGGAGGTGACGCCATCGCGGGGCAGGAAGAATTCATGCGCATTCCGGGAAGAAGCCTGCCGCGCGACGCGGCGGCGGGCGAAAGGCCCGATTATGCCAAGCGCCGCGCGGGCCGGGCCGCTCCAATGGCAGGCGGAAGCGGTGTTATGCTCATCCGATGCCTCCCATCGACTCCCTCGTCTACTCGATCGGCCTCGCCGGCGTCGCCGCGCAGGCCGCGGCCGGCGTGCTCGAGGCCGGCAACAAGCGCTTCGACCTTTTCGGCATGATCGTCGTCGCCCTCTCCGCCTCGCTCGGCGGCGGTTCGCTGCGCGACCTGCTGCTCGACCGCCGCGTGTTCTGGATCGCCGACCAGAGTTACCTCGTCACCGCCGTGCTCGCCGCCCTCGCCGCCTTCGCGCTGGCGCGCGTGATGCGCCTGCCCGCGCGCCTGTTCCTGCTACCCGACGCGATCGGCCTCGCGCTGTTCACGGTGAGCGGCACGCAGGCGGCGCTCGCGCTCGACGCCCCGTGGCTCGTCGCGAGCCTCATGGGCGTCATCACCGGCGCCTTCGGCGGCATCGTGCGCGACGTGCTGTGCAACGAGGTGCCGCTGGTGTTCAGCGGCGCGCTCTACGCCACCGCGTCCTGGGCGGGAGCGCTGCTGCTCGTGGCGCTGACCACGCTGGATGTCGCGCATGCGTGGTCGGCCCTCCTCGCCGGCTCCCTCACTCTCGCGCTGCGCCTCGCGGCGATGCATTTCGGCTGGCACCTGCCGCTGTTCCGCGCGCGGCTGTAAGCACCCGGGGTGCGCTGCGCAACACGTGTGACTATCCCGGATGAAACTCGCGTCGCGGTGCGCGATGACAGCCGAAAACCCGGAAAAGATGGCACACTATTCTCGCAGGCACGGCGCACCGCCTGGTGCGGCGGCCCATCACTCACATAGGGAGGTTATCGAGCATGAGTTTCCTGCGCGAGTTCAAAGAGTTCGCGATGCGCGGCAACGTCGTCGACCTGGCGGTCGGCGTGATCATCGGCGGCGCCTTCGGCAAGATCGTCGAATCGCTGGTCAAGGACGTGATCATGCCCATCGTCGGCCGCCTGCTGGGCGGCGTCGATTTCAGCCACTTCTACATCAACCTCGGCGACAAGACCTACGAATCGCTGGAAGCGGCCGAAAAGGCCGGTGCGCCGCTGGTGAAGTACGGCGCATTCATCAACACGACGATCGACTTCATCATCATCGCGTTCGCGATCTTCGTCGCGATCAAGGCGATCAACCGCCTCAAGCGCGCCGAACCGCCCGCACCGGCGGCGGACCCCGCACCCGCGCCCGAGCCGGAAGACATCAAGCTGTTGCGCGAGATCCGCGACGCGCTGAAGCAGCGCGCCTGACACAACCGGGAGGGCTGCCGCCCTCCCCCTCCGGGCCCCTACGCGTGGTCGCCGACGTAGGGGTTGCTGCGGCGCTCCTCGCCGAAGGTCGAGGTCGGGCCGTGGCCCGGCACGAAGGTGACGTCGTCGCCGAGCGGGAAGAGCTTGTCGCGGATCGAGTGGATCAGCGTCGCGTGATCGCCCTTGGGGAAGTCGGTGCGGCCGATGGAGCCGGCGAAAAGCACGTCACCGACGATCGCGAGCCGCGCATCTGCGTGGAAGAACACGACGTGGCCGGGCGTGTGGCCGGGCGCGTGGATCACGCGCAGCGTCTCCTCGCCCACCGTCACGGTGTCGCCCTCATGCAGCCAGCGATCGGGCTCGAACGACTCGACGTCGGGAAAGCCGAACATCTTGCTCTGCTGCGGCATCCCGGCGATCCAGAAGCGGTCTTCCTCCTGCGGCCCCTCGACCGGCACGCCCAGCTCGCGCGCGAGCTTCGCGGTACCGCCGGCGTGGTCGATGTGGCCGTGCGTGATCAGCAGCTTCTCGATCGTCACGCCCAGCTTGTCGGCCGCGGCGCGGATGCGCTCCAGGTCGCCGCCCGGGTCGACCACCGCGCCCTTCATGGTCCGGTCGCACCACACGATGCTGCAGTTCTGCTCGAAAGGGGTCACCGGAACGATGCGCAACTGGATCATGGCGGGCCGAAGATTCGTTGGTAGGCCGCACAGTTTAACGTGCACGCAATTGGTGAGCAGATTTCCCCGCCGGCGCGGCCCGCTCAGCGCAGCAGCGCGACGCCCTTGACCTGCGCGAAGAGCACCATGCCCGGCACAATCCCCAGCTGCGCCGCCGAGCGCGTCGTGATGCGCGCGAGCAGCGCGCGGCCGGCACAGTCGAGCCGCACCAGCGTGCGCCCGGGGCTCGCGCCGTCAAGCGACACCACGCGCGCCGGCAGCACGTTGAGGATGCTCGAATCGTGGCGTTCCGCGAGCGCGAGGCTCACGTCGCGCGCCAGCACGCGGGCGCGCACCTGCGCCCCGAGCGGCGTGTCGAGGCCGGTGATCCACAGCGGCAGGCCGCCGAATTCGAGCCGCGTCAGCGCGAAACGCTCGTCGCGCCCGGCGACCTGCGCCTCGACGACGACGAAGGCGTCCTCGTCGTGCGCGAAGGGCAGGTCCAGGCGCGGCAGCACCTCGGCGATCGCGCCCGACGCCTGCACGCGCCCGTCGCGCAGCAGCACGACATGGTCGGCGAGCCGTGCGACCTCCTCGGGCGCGTGGCTCACGTACACCACCGGGATGTCGAGCTCGCCGTGCAGGCGCTCGAGGTAGGGCAGGATCTCCGCCTTGCGCGGCGCGTCGAGCGCGGCCAGCGGCTCGTCCATCAGCAGCAGGCGCGGACTGGTCGCGAGCGCCCGCGCGATCGCGACGCGCTGGCGCTCGCCGCCCGACAGCCGCTCGGGCATGCGGCCAAGCAGCGGCTCGATGCCGAGGAGCGCGATCGCGTGATCGAGCGACACCCGCCGCTCGGCCGCCGCGACGCGCCGCATGCCGAATTCGAGGTTGCGCCGCACCGACAGGTGCGGGAACAGGCTCGCCTCCTGGAACACGTAACCGAGCGGGCGGCGATGCGTCGGCACGAACAGCCCGCGCGCCTCGTCCTGCCACACCTCGCCGCGCACCGCGAGGAAGCCGTCGCGGGCGCGCTCCAGGCCCGCGAGACAGCGCAGCAGCGACGTCTTGCCCGAACCCGAATGCCCGAACAGCGCGCTGACGCCGCGCGCGGGCAGCTGCAGCGCGGCCTCGAGCGCAAAACCGGGCCAGGCGAGGCGGAAACGCGCCTCGATGCCGGTCGCGGCCTGCGCTGCGGCGAGGCTCATCGCACGCTCCCGCGCTTGCGGCGGTTGAGCAGCAACAGCACGAGGAAGCTGAACACGACCATGCCGGCGGAGAGCCAGTGCGCCTCGGCGTATTCCAGCGCCTCGACGTGGTTGTAGATCTGCACCGACACGACGCGCGTCCTGTCCGGGATGTTGCCGCCGATCATCAGCACCACGCCGAACTCGCCCACCGTGTGCGCGAAGCCCAGCACCGCCGCGGTGACGAAACCCGGACGCGCGAGCGGCAGCACGACGCTGAAGAAGGTATCGAGCGCGCCCGCACGCAGCGTCACGGCGACTTCCAGCGGCCGTTCGCCGATCGCCTCGAAGGCCTGCTGCAGCGGCTGGACGACGAAGGGCAGGGAGTAGAACACCGAGCCGACGACCAGCCCCGCAAAGCTGAACGGCAGCAGGCCGATGCCCAGCGCCTGCGTGAACTGGCCGATCGGCCCGTGCGGCCCCATCGTCACGAGCAGGTAGAAGCCGATCACGGTCGGCGGCAGCACCAGCGGCAGCGCGACCACCGCGCCGACCGCGCCCTTGAACGCCGAACGCGTGCGCGCGAGCCACCACGCCACCGGCGTGCCGAGCACGAGCAGGATCGTGGTCGTCACCGCCGCCAGTTCCAGCGTCAGGCCGATCGCCGCGAGGTCGACCACGCTTGTCATGCCTGCGCCCGCCTCACAGCCCGTAACCGTAGGATCTGATGATCGCGGCCGCCTTCGCGCCGCGCAGGTAGTCGGCCAGTGCGCGCGCGGCCGGCTTGTCGCGCCCGGCGGCGAGGATCACCGCGTCCTGGCGCAGCGGTTCGTGCAGCTCGGCCGGCACCTGCCACGCCGAACCGCCGGTCAGCCGGCCGTCCGCCCACACCTGCGACAGCGCGAGGAAGCCCAGCTCCACATTGCCGCTGGCGACGAACTGGTGGGTCTGGGCGATGTTCTCGCCGGTGACGAGCTTCGGCGCGAGCGCATCGGCCAGCCCCAGCCTGCGCAGCACTGCCATCGCCGCCGCGCCGTAGGGCGCGGTCTTCGGGTTCGCAACGGCAAGATGCGCGAAGGCGCCGCGCTTCAGCACCTCGCCCTTGTCGTCCACGACGCCGGGCTGCGCCGACCACAGCACCAGCCTGCCGATCGCGTAGGTGAAGCGGCTGCCCGCGACCGCCACGCCCTCCTGTTCGAGCTTCGCCGGCGTGGTGTCGTCGGCGGACAGGAAGAGCTCGAAGGGCGCGCCGTTCGTGATCTGCGCGTAGAGCTTGCCGGTCGCGCCGAACGCGAGGCGCGCCTTGTGCCCGGTGTCGCGCTCGAACTCGGCGGCGATCTTCTGCATCGGCGCGGTGAAGTTCGCGGCGACCGCGACGCTGACTTCGGCGGCCGGGGCGGTCCCGCACGACAGGACGGCGGCGGCGCACAGCAGGCGGGCGAGGACGGCTTTCATGGGGCACTCCTTGGGGGCGGGAACGGGGGCAAAGGCGGAAAATGATGACCCGGGGGTTCAGTCCCAAGTCGCGAGGATCACGCTGGAAGACTTGAACAGCGCACACGCCGGCACGCCGACCGCGAGGCCGAGGGCCGCGCAGCTGCCGTGCGTGACGACCGCCGTGACGCTGCGCCCGGACGGCAGCTGCAGCGTGACCTCGTCGTTGACCGAGCCGGCGTGGACCGCCGCCACCTCGCCCCACAGGCGGTTGCGCGCGGTGATGCGCAGGTCGGCATCGGTCGTCAGCAGCACAGACGAGGACTTCACCAGCGCGCACACCTCCTTGCCGATCGCCAGCGCCAGGTTCTCCGCGCTTTCCTTCGTGATCACGGCGACGATCTCGGTGTCGCGGTCGAGGCGCAGGCGCACCTCGTAATCCACGCCGCCGTCGCGCAACCCGGTGATCGGGCCGGTGAACTGGTTGCGCGCGCTGGTCTTCATCGCCATGCGGTGCATCAGGGTCTGGAACTCGCGGATACCGACCGGCCCGAGATCGTCAAGGCGCGCGGCGAGGCGGTCGAGCGTCGCCTGGTATTCGATCTCGAGCGCGCGGTACATCGCGACGACGCGCCGGCCGTACCCGGTGAGCTGCGTGCCGCCACCCTGGCGCCCCCCGGTGACGCGCACCACGAGCGGCTCGGGGGCGAGGTTGTTCACGGCGTCGACCGCGTCCCACGCCGCCTTGTACGACAGCGGCACGGCCTTCGCCGCCTGGCTGATCGAGCCGCGCCGGTCGATCTCCTCGAGCAGACGGATGCGCGTGTCCGACAGGGCCGTGCCCACGTCGGCCTCGATCGCGAGGCGCCCGATGAATCGGCGCGGACCCGGGGAGTTCATCCGTGAATCTTCCTTTATGTAGTCACCACTATATAGCGATTCGCATGCCAGATTCCGCTGTTGCGCCCGTGTCACTGACGCCTGTAGAGTGCCTCGCGGAGATACCGATCGTCGCCACCGCAGATTGTATGTATTTAACCATACAACGGTGTCGCAATCCCGACACACAACCGACACGAGGAGCCCGCGATGAAAGTCAGCGCACGCAACGTGTTTCACGGCAAGATCGATGCCCTGACGCCGGGCGCGGTCAATGCCGAGGTCGACCTGGTGCTCGCCGGCGGCGACCACCTCGTCGCGATCGTCACGATGGAAAGCGTGCGGGCGCTCGGTCTCGCGGTCGGCCGCGAGCTCGTCGCGCTGGTCAAGGCGCCGTGGGTGATGCTGATGACCGGCGCCGGCGGCGTGCACCTGTCGGCGCGCAACTGCCTCGCCGGCACGGTCAAGTCGGTGGCGCCCGGCGCCGTGAACGCCGAGGTCGTGCTGACGCTCGCCGGCGGCAGCGAGATCGCCGCGATCGTCACCCGGGAAGCGGTCGGCGAGCTGGGCCTCAAACCGGGAGCGCCCGCCACCGCGGTGATCAAGGCCTCGCATGTGATCCTCGGGGTGCCGGACTAGCGGAGCCGTGGAATCCATCACGCAGTCCGCAAACCGAAGGCCTTGAATTCCGCCGCAACCCCGTTCATGCTCCCGCTGCTTGCGCCGCAGGGTTTGCACCAATAAGAACAAGCACGCGGCCGATGTGCCCGTAACCCGGGCACCGCTCCACACGATTCAAAGGGGACAGCAGGAATGAGCACGGTCATGAAGGGCGCGGGAGGCGCCAGGCAAACGCTCGCCGATACATCAGCGTGCGGCATGGGTGCCAGGCCCGCCGGTCGTCGCCGCATCCTGCTCGGGCTGCTGGCGGGCCTCGGGCTGTCGCTCGCCGAACGCTCGATCCCTGCCGCACTGGCCGCGGGCGAGCCGCCGCTCGTGATGGGGATCTTCCCGCGGCGCCAGGCGACGCTGACCACGGAACTCTACGCCCCGCTCGCCGCCTACCTCGGGCGCCAGCTCGGGCGCGAGGTCCGGCTTGTCACCGCGAAGGATTTCGACGCGTTCTGGGACGGCGTCGAACAACGGCGCTTCGATATCGTCCATTACAACCAGTTCCACTACGTCCGCTCCGCCGACAAGTACCGCGTGATCGCGCACAACGAGGAATTCGGCACCGGCACGGTCGCCGGCGCACTCTACGTCAGGAAGGACAGCGGCATCAACGCGATCGCCCAGCTGCGCGGGCGCAGGATCGTGTTCGGCGGCGGCACGGACGCGATGATGAGCTACATCCTGCCGAGCTACCTGCTGCTCGAGGCGGGACTGAAGCCCGGCGACTACGAGACGGTGTTCTCCAAGAATCCGCCCAATGCGCTGATCGCGCTGTACCACGGCCAGGCCGACGCGAGCGGGGCGGGCGACATCCTGATCGATCTGCCCGTGGTGCGCGACGCGATGGACTCCGGCACCGTGACCCACCTCGGTATGACCGAGCGCGTGCTGCACCTGCCCTGGGCCGTGCGCAAGGACATGCCGCAGGCGCTCGCCATGCGCATCCAGGCGCTGCTGGTCGGACTGTCAGCGCACGCGGAGGGGCGCGCGATCCTCGCCCGGGCCGAGATGACCGGTTTCGGCCCGGCGCGCGACGCCGACTACGATCCTCACCGCCGCATCATCCGCAAGGTCATGCCGACGCTCGACCTCCCGCGCTGAGCACGGAGAGCGCCCTTGCGCCTTGCGAGCAAGTTCATCCTCACCGTGGCCGGCATCCTGTCGGTCACGCTGGCGCCGAACGCCTGGTTCTTCCTGCGCAGCCAGCACCACCTCCTGGAGCAGCAGCTCAACGAGCGCGGCCGCGTGCTGGGCAGCCTGATCGCGCTGATCAGCCCCGAGGCGATCCTCGGGCTCGATTTCCTGACCCTCGACGCTTACGCGCGCGAGGTCAGCCGGCAGCGCGACGTCGTCTACGGCGTGATCGTCGACAATGACGGGCGGCCGCTGACGTCCTATGTGGACGGCGAAGATCCGCACATCCGCAGCCGCCTCGCCATCGACGGGCGGGCGCCGGATCATCTGCCGCCGCCCCGCCTGCAGACGCTGGTCCGCGAGCTCGCGGCGCTGCCCGACGTGATCCCGATCGAGTTCCCGATCGTGCACGACGGTCACCCGCTGGGCCGCCTGCAGGTCGGCATCAGCCGCGCGGAACTCGCCACGCAGGCGCGCGAGCAGCTCCTGCAGCAGTTCGGCATCTATGCGGCGATCATCGTGTTCCTGAGCGTCGCGATCCACCTCGTGTTCCGGTACAGCGTGATGCGTCCGGTGCAGCGCCTGATCGAGGTCTCGCGCGATGTCGGGCGCGGCGAATTCACGCTCGTGCCGGTGACCTCCGACGACGAGCTGGGGCGCCTCGGCGAGACCTTCAACGCGATGACGCTGGAGATCCGGCGCGAGCAGGCCAAGCTGCACTACCAGGCGAACTACGATTCGCTGACGGCCCAGCCGAACCGCATGCTCGCGGTCGAGCGGCTGCAGCAGGAGATCCGTTCGGCGCATCGTCAGCAGCAGCGCTTCGCGCTGATGTTCATCGACCTGGACGACTTCAAGATCGTCAACGACACGATGGGGCACGCCGCCGGCGACCGCCTGCTCGCTCGCGTGAGCGCCAACATCCGCGCGCGCCTGCGCGAGGAGGACACGC is drawn from Azoarcus sp. DN11 and contains these coding sequences:
- a CDS encoding trimeric intracellular cation channel family protein, coding for MPPIDSLVYSIGLAGVAAQAAAGVLEAGNKRFDLFGMIVVALSASLGGGSLRDLLLDRRVFWIADQSYLVTAVLAALAAFALARVMRLPARLFLLPDAIGLALFTVSGTQAALALDAPWLVASLMGVITGAFGGIVRDVLCNEVPLVFSGALYATASWAGALLLVALTTLDVAHAWSALLAGSLTLALRLAAMHFGWHLPLFRARL
- a CDS encoding TOBE domain-containing protein — its product is MNSPGPRRFIGRLAIEADVGTALSDTRIRLLEEIDRRGSISQAAKAVPLSYKAAWDAVDAVNNLAPEPLVVRVTGGRQGGGTQLTGYGRRVVAMYRALEIEYQATLDRLAARLDDLGPVGIREFQTLMHRMAMKTSARNQFTGPITGLRDGGVDYEVRLRLDRDTEIVAVITKESAENLALAIGKEVCALVKSSSVLLTTDADLRITARNRLWGEVAAVHAGSVNDEVTLQLPSGRSVTAVVTHGSCAALGLAVGVPACALFKSSSVILATWD
- the modB gene encoding molybdate ABC transporter permease subunit, translated to MTSVVDLAAIGLTLELAAVTTTILLVLGTPVAWWLARTRSAFKGAVGAVVALPLVLPPTVIGFYLLVTMGPHGPIGQFTQALGIGLLPFSFAGLVVGSVFYSLPFVVQPLQQAFEAIGERPLEVAVTLRAGALDTFFSVVLPLARPGFVTAAVLGFAHTVGEFGVVLMIGGNIPDRTRVVSVQIYNHVEALEYAEAHWLSAGMVVFSFLVLLLLNRRKRGSVR
- the modA gene encoding molybdate ABC transporter substrate-binding protein, encoding MKAVLARLLCAAAVLSCGTAPAAEVSVAVAANFTAPMQKIAAEFERDTGHKARLAFGATGKLYAQITNGAPFELFLSADDTTPAKLEQEGVAVAGSRFTYAIGRLVLWSAQPGVVDDKGEVLKRGAFAHLAVANPKTAPYGAAAMAVLRRLGLADALAPKLVTGENIAQTHQFVASGNVELGFLALSQVWADGRLTGGSAWQVPAELHEPLRQDAVILAAGRDKPAARALADYLRGAKAAAIIRSYGYGL
- the modC gene encoding molybdenum ABC transporter ATP-binding protein translates to MSLAAAQAATGIEARFRLAWPGFALEAALQLPARGVSALFGHSGSGKTSLLRCLAGLERARDGFLAVRGEVWQDEARGLFVPTHRRPLGYVFQEASLFPHLSVRRNLEFGMRRVAAAERRVSLDHAIALLGIEPLLGRMPERLSGGERQRVAIARALATSPRLLLMDEPLAALDAPRKAEILPYLERLHGELDIPVVYVSHAPEEVARLADHVVLLRDGRVQASGAIAEVLPRLDLPFAHDEDAFVVVEAQVAGRDERFALTRLEFGGLPLWITGLDTPLGAQVRARVLARDVSLALAERHDSSILNVLPARVVSLDGASPGRTLVRLDCAGRALLARITTRSAAQLGIVPGMVLFAQVKGVALLR
- a CDS encoding MBL fold metallo-hydrolase → MIQLRIVPVTPFEQNCSIVWCDRTMKGAVVDPGGDLERIRAAADKLGVTIEKLLITHGHIDHAGGTAKLARELGVPVEGPQEEDRFWIAGMPQQSKMFGFPDVESFEPDRWLHEGDTVTVGEETLRVIHAPGHTPGHVVFFHADARLAIVGDVLFAGSIGRTDFPKGDHATLIHSIRDKLFPLGDDVTFVPGHGPTSTFGEERRSNPYVGDHA
- a CDS encoding TOBE domain-containing protein; amino-acid sequence: MKVSARNVFHGKIDALTPGAVNAEVDLVLAGGDHLVAIVTMESVRALGLAVGRELVALVKAPWVMLMTGAGGVHLSARNCLAGTVKSVAPGAVNAEVVLTLAGGSEIAAIVTREAVGELGLKPGAPATAVIKASHVILGVPD
- a CDS encoding PhnD/SsuA/transferrin family substrate-binding protein, with protein sequence MSTVMKGAGGARQTLADTSACGMGARPAGRRRILLGLLAGLGLSLAERSIPAALAAGEPPLVMGIFPRRQATLTTELYAPLAAYLGRQLGREVRLVTAKDFDAFWDGVEQRRFDIVHYNQFHYVRSADKYRVIAHNEEFGTGTVAGALYVRKDSGINAIAQLRGRRIVFGGGTDAMMSYILPSYLLLEAGLKPGDYETVFSKNPPNALIALYHGQADASGAGDILIDLPVVRDAMDSGTVTHLGMTERVLHLPWAVRKDMPQALAMRIQALLVGLSAHAEGRAILARAEMTGFGPARDADYDPHRRIIRKVMPTLDLPR
- the mscL gene encoding large conductance mechanosensitive channel protein MscL — translated: MSFLREFKEFAMRGNVVDLAVGVIIGGAFGKIVESLVKDVIMPIVGRLLGGVDFSHFYINLGDKTYESLEAAEKAGAPLVKYGAFINTTIDFIIIAFAIFVAIKAINRLKRAEPPAPAADPAPAPEPEDIKLLREIRDALKQRA